The following coding sequences are from one Diachasmimorpha longicaudata isolate KC_UGA_2023 chromosome 6, iyDiaLong2, whole genome shotgun sequence window:
- the LOC135163470 gene encoding putative fatty acyl-CoA reductase CG5065, whose product MFFGEGGTSAMKSTQECLPEVQAKDLTRMNNVPAHEVLPTIPEWFRNRSVLITGATGFMGKVLLCKLLMSCPDVEKVYLLVREKKGVDPQSRLSSLVQLEPFKDLRVNHPERLKKLTVVSGDITAENLNLSVENRELLTREVSVVFHSAANVKFDVPLKNAIQMNTAGVKNLIALCKQMRKLQSLIYLSTAYTHCGEKILEDRPYPSPMMPEQAISLVEMLDSDILDVMTPKLLKDMPNTYAFSKALAEDLINRSNLPAGVARPSIVIASWKEPAPGWVENLNGPTGIMIGAAKGVIRSVLCDGSHVLDAIPCDIAVNAVIALAWKVGLESPAKPIYMNVTESGENPLTWGQSLAYGRKHAFENPFSGILWYPRGGVTNNKYFHMLCVFFLHLLPAYFVDALCLLTGNKPFLVRVQSRVSWGMKLVSYYMMKQWIFRNDRMKELRDQLLPADKEVFFMDTKAYDWDEYMKTYILGARKYILKEDPATLPKARKIFALYWLADIAVMFLVSAGVLWFLYSKLFTITSTRTLRIVNEL is encoded by the exons ATGTTCTTCGGGGAGGGTGGAACGAGCGCTATGAAGTCCACGCAAGAGTGCTTGCCTGAAGTTCAgg CGAAAGACTTAACGCGAATGAATAATGTCCCTGCACATGAGGTATTGCCAACAATACCAGAGTGGTTTCGGAATCGAAGTGTTCTCATTACTGGGGCAACTGGATTCATGGGAAAAGTTCTGTTGTGCAAATTGTTAATGAGCTGTCCGGATGTGGAAAAGGTTTATCTTCTTGTGCGGGAGAAGAAAGGAGTTGATCCACAGAGTCGACTGTCCTCGCTTGTGCAG CTTGAGCCTTTCAAGGATCTCCGGGTGAATCATCCTGAGAGGCTGAAGAAATTGACAGTGGTATCGGGGGATATCACAGCAGAGAATCTCAATCTTTCGGTGGAGAACAGAGAGCTGTTGACACGAGAGGTGTCAGTTGTCTTCCACAGTGCTGCTAATGTTAAATTCGATGTGCCATTGAAGAATGCTATTCAAATGAATACTGCAGGAGTCAAGAATCTCATTGCACTATGCAAACAG ATGCGCAAACTGCAATCACTGATCTATTTATCGACGGCTTACACCCACTGCGGCGAGAAAATTTTGGAGGATCGTCCCTATCCGAGTCCAATGATGCCCGAACAAGCCATAAGCCTCGTGGAGATGCTGGACAGTGACATCCTGGATGTAATGACTCCAAAATTACTCAAAGACATGCCAAACACTTACGCCTTCAGCAAAGCACTCGCAGAGGACCTGATTAACAGATCAAACTTGCCGGCCGGCGTAGCGAGGCCATCGATCG TTATAGCTTCTTGGAAGGAACCAGCACCCGGTTGGGTGGAAAATCTGAACGGTCCAACTGGTATAATGATCGGAGCAGCAAAAGGGGTCATACGAAGTGTCCTATGCGATGGAAGTCACGTTCTTGATGCCATCCCCTGCGACATCGCTGTCAACGCTGTTATCGCATTAGCATGGAAAGTCGGTCTTGAATCACCAGCCAAACCGATTTATATGAATGTCACTGAGAGTGGGGAGAATCCATTGACCTGGGGACAAAGCCTGGCGTATGGCAGAAAACATGCATTTGAAAATCCCTTCTCAG GTATTCTCTGGTATCCACGTGGTGGAGTAACAAACAACAAGTACTTTCACATGCTTTGCGTCTTCTTTCTTCATCTACTGCCCGCTTATTTCGTCGATGCACTGTGTCTTTTAACTGGTAATAAACCATTTCTGGTAAGGGTACAGAGCAGAGTCAGCTGGGGGATGAAACTCGTTTCATATTACATGATGAAACAGTGGATTTTCAg AAATGACAGAATGAAAGAATTGAGAGATCAGTTACTACCGGCGGATAAAGAAGTTTTCTTCATGGATACAAAGGCATACGACTGGGACGAGTACATGAAGACGTATATTCTGGGGGCTCGAAAGTACATCCTTAAGGAAGATCCAGCGACACTCCCCAAGGCCAGAAAAATCTTCGCTCTCTATTGGCTCGCAGACATAGCTGTCATGTTTCTAGTCTCTGCAGGAGTCCTCTGGTTCCTGTACTCCAAGCTCTTCACAATTACCTCAACCAGAACACTGAGAATAGTCAATGAGTTGTAG